In a single window of the Gossypium hirsutum isolate 1008001.06 chromosome A13, Gossypium_hirsutum_v2.1, whole genome shotgun sequence genome:
- the LOC121212149 gene encoding uncharacterized protein, with the protein MAISHVPYYLSKLPSPLFTYRLAAKKISEFSMENPQHPEGKEACESNPTNVKRVSDDIMPHLLNLYGSRVTPRDFEIYAADASFEDPLMCAHGVKQIKSSFYSLSKVFSESRIVEYSINEKEISAGKHEILVDNKQQYKFLGRNIDMISLIRLFVKDGKVVRHEDWWDKKPLRNRETVKLPCVGRMIELTRRGSMFVTHALMGFGKDPPTG; encoded by the exons ATGGCCATCTCTCATGTTCCGTATTACTTGTCAAAATTGCCTTCTCCATTGTTCACTTACCGTTTGGCGGCCAAGAAAATCTCAGAATTTTCcatggagaatccgcaacatcCTGAag gCAAAGAAGCATGTGAATCCAATCCAACCAACGTGAAGCGTGTATCCGATGATATAATGCCTCACCTTCTTAACTT ATATGGATCTCGTGTCACACCACGCGACTTTGAAATATACGCCGCGGACGCTTCTTTTGAAGACCCTCTCATGTGTGCTCATGG AGTGAAACAAATCAAATCATCATTTTATTCACTTTCTAAG GTTTTTAGTGAATCAAGAATCGTTGAATATAGCATCAAcgaaaaagaaatttcagctgGAAAGCATGAG ATATTAGTTGACAACAAACAACAATACAAGTTCTTGGGAAGAAACATAGATATGATATCATTGATCAGGTTGTTTGTCAAGGACGGAAAGGTTGTTCGTCACGAAGATTG GTGGGATAAGAAGCCTCTTCGGAATAGAGAAACAGTTAAGCTTCCATGTGTCGGCCGAATGATTGAACTGACTCGCAGGGGTTCGATGTTCGTAACTCATGCTTTAATGGGGTTCGGAAAGGATCCTCCTACTGGATGA